The following proteins come from a genomic window of Limnohabitans sp. 103DPR2:
- a CDS encoding class I SAM-dependent methyltransferase translates to MAQERPPSLDPVAASRWAMLPLAKGKQARTLSSPWLHEEVARRMEERLAFITLQPQSWVCWDPVRAGLNALALLKQRYPKAKGFLKAQRPSEAMQVQALARKPWWHFAAWFESRLETTQFADHSIDMVWANMLLHQASQPEALLAQWHRALSVNGFVMFSCFGPDTLIELRAAYAKAGWPMPAHEFTDMHDWGDMLVHAGFAEPVMDMEKITLTYASPDKLLEDLRSMGRNFHVGRFGGLRGKAWLKQLHSVLLSLAKPDEDGRLALSFEVVYGHALKPQPRLKVASESQIGLDDMRQMLKQPRAPH, encoded by the coding sequence ATGGCCCAAGAACGCCCCCCCAGCCTAGACCCCGTCGCCGCAAGTCGCTGGGCGATGCTGCCGTTGGCCAAAGGCAAGCAGGCGCGCACGCTCAGTTCGCCTTGGTTGCACGAAGAAGTGGCGCGCCGCATGGAAGAGCGTTTGGCCTTCATCACTTTGCAACCGCAGTCTTGGGTGTGTTGGGACCCCGTGCGGGCAGGCCTGAATGCCTTGGCGTTGCTCAAACAGCGTTATCCCAAGGCCAAGGGCTTTTTGAAAGCGCAACGGCCCAGCGAAGCTATGCAAGTGCAAGCGTTGGCACGAAAGCCCTGGTGGCATTTTGCTGCTTGGTTTGAATCACGTTTGGAAACCACCCAATTTGCAGACCACAGCATCGACATGGTGTGGGCCAACATGTTGTTGCACCAGGCCTCACAGCCAGAAGCTTTGCTGGCGCAGTGGCATCGTGCCTTGTCGGTCAATGGCTTTGTGATGTTTTCTTGTTTCGGTCCCGACACCCTGATCGAGTTGCGCGCGGCTTATGCGAAAGCGGGTTGGCCCATGCCCGCGCATGAATTCACCGACATGCACGATTGGGGTGACATGTTGGTTCATGCGGGCTTTGCCGAGCCCGTGATGGACATGGAAAAGATCACTTTGACTTATGCAAGCCCAGACAAATTGCTGGAAGATTTGCGCAGCATGGGCCGCAATTTTCACGTGGGCCGATTTGGCGGTTTGCGCGGCAAAGCTTGGTTGAAACAACTTCACTCAGTTTTGTTAAGCCTGGCCAAACCTGATGAAGACGGCCGCTTGGCACTGAGCTTTGAAGTGGTCTATGGCCATGCCCTTAAACCACAACCCCGATTGAAAGTGGCTTCCGAAAGTCAAATCGGTTTGGACGACATGCGCCAAATGCTCAAGCAACCGCGCGCACCGCATTAA
- a CDS encoding ComF family protein, producing MALPVAFWNAVHTGPNHASRQCSSCRQCPPTLDACWAATSYAWPWTQLVAQFKFQNDPAWARALALLMQSAPGVEDVLDQVDVILPMPLSAQRLAERGFNQALLLAKALNPHKTQALTLLKLRHTARQSSLKRSERLLNLAGALAVSPLRAASLRGQHVLLVDDVMTSGASLNTAAQVLKQAGVQSVKALVFARTEV from the coding sequence TTGGCCCTTCCCGTCGCTTTCTGGAATGCCGTTCATACCGGCCCCAACCATGCCTCTCGGCAATGTTCCAGCTGCCGTCAATGCCCTCCCACGCTAGACGCCTGTTGGGCCGCCACTTCCTATGCTTGGCCGTGGACGCAACTGGTGGCGCAATTCAAATTTCAAAACGATCCGGCTTGGGCCCGCGCTTTGGCCTTGCTGATGCAAAGTGCCCCTGGGGTTGAAGATGTCTTAGACCAAGTCGATGTCATCCTGCCTATGCCTTTGTCTGCACAGCGATTGGCCGAGCGCGGGTTCAATCAGGCCTTGCTTTTGGCCAAAGCTTTGAACCCGCACAAAACCCAAGCTTTGACCTTGCTCAAGCTTAGGCACACAGCACGGCAAAGCAGCCTTAAAAGGTCTGAGCGACTTCTCAACTTGGCAGGTGCTTTGGCTGTATCGCCATTGCGCGCAGCGTCCCTCAGAGGGCAACACGTGCTGCTGGTGGACGATGTCATGACCAGCGGCGCCAGTCTCAACACGGCAGCGCAAGTCTTGAAGCAAGCAGGCGTTCAATCGGTGAAAGCTTTGGTGTTTGCGCGTACAGAAGTGTGA
- the trmL gene encoding tRNA (uridine(34)/cytosine(34)/5-carboxymethylaminomethyluridine(34)-2'-O)-methyltransferase TrmL, translating to MFHIVLVEPEIPPNTGNVIRLAANTGCALHLIEPLGFSMEDKHMRRAGLDYHEYTQVKRHADWATFLATEKPDAARMFALTTKGTRFVQDTQFHAGDWFVFGAETRGLAPELRESFAPANRLKLPMLEGQRSLNLSNSVAVVAYEAWRQNGFQS from the coding sequence ATGTTTCACATTGTTTTAGTCGAGCCCGAAATCCCGCCCAACACAGGCAACGTCATTCGCTTGGCGGCCAACACGGGCTGTGCCTTACACCTTATTGAGCCCTTGGGTTTTTCGATGGAAGACAAGCACATGCGGCGCGCGGGCTTGGACTATCACGAGTACACACAGGTCAAGCGCCATGCCGACTGGGCCACTTTTTTGGCCACCGAAAAGCCCGATGCGGCGCGCATGTTTGCGCTCACCACCAAGGGCACGCGCTTTGTGCAAGACACGCAATTTCATGCGGGCGATTGGTTTGTGTTCGGCGCAGAAACTCGGGGCTTAGCGCCCGAGTTGCGCGAGAGTTTTGCGCCTGCCAACCGACTGAAACTGCCCATGCTCGAGGGCCAGCGCAGTCTCAATTTGTCCAACAGTGTGGCCGTGGTGGCTTACGAAGCTTGGCGCCAGAATGGCTTTCAAAGTTAA
- a CDS encoding MaoC family dehydratase → MKTFQTLQELAACVGQTVAVSPWTEITQEQVNMFAEATGDHQWIHIDVEKAKAGPFGAPIAHGFLTLSLIPKLSQSAIKIEDVRMGVNYGLNKVRFTSPVPVGSKVRGHMKLLDAVAIDGNGMQFTWEMKIEREGSEKPSCIAESLARYYV, encoded by the coding sequence ATGAAAACATTTCAAACCCTCCAAGAACTCGCGGCTTGTGTTGGCCAAACGGTGGCAGTGTCGCCATGGACCGAGATCACGCAAGAACAAGTCAACATGTTTGCCGAAGCCACAGGCGATCATCAGTGGATTCACATTGATGTGGAAAAAGCCAAGGCCGGCCCCTTTGGTGCGCCCATTGCCCACGGTTTTTTAACCCTGTCTTTAATTCCCAAGTTGTCTCAAAGCGCCATCAAAATTGAAGATGTGCGCATGGGTGTGAACTACGGTTTGAACAAAGTGCGCTTCACGTCCCCTGTGCCTGTGGGCAGCAAGGTGCGCGGTCACATGAAATTACTTGATGCTGTGGCCATTGATGGCAACGGCATGCAGTTCACATGGGAAATGAAGATTGAGCGTGAGGGCTCTGAGAAGCCCAGCTGCATTGCCGAGTCTTTGGCACGCTATTACGTTTGA
- a CDS encoding NADPH:quinone reductase — protein sequence MTTSLSTRAAWYEKNGEARDVMVVGSLPLKAPGRGEVCVRLATSGVNPSDVKSRRARPLTDPWVVPHSDGAGTIEAVGEGVSKQRVGERVWIWNAQWQRPHGTASEAIVVPEAQAVKLPDNTDFAAGACMGIPGLTAVQAVHLAGDENLRGKKVLVTGASSAVGHYVTQLVTQYGGQVIGTVGSEVKAAHAKSAGAVETIFYKTEPVVERLKAFSQGRGVDVIIDMDFATASQWVTTGGLAPHGELIGYGSNVVGDIPLTFRPLLFNSIGLKFFLVYDLLPADRTWCVNRLNELLVRGQLQHTIGARFTLDQIVKAHEAVEAGQLGNVVIDL from the coding sequence ATGACAACAAGCCTCTCAACCCGTGCAGCGTGGTACGAAAAAAATGGTGAAGCCCGAGACGTCATGGTCGTGGGTTCACTGCCACTGAAAGCACCGGGCAGAGGTGAGGTGTGCGTGCGTTTGGCCACCTCGGGTGTCAATCCTTCCGATGTGAAGTCGCGCCGTGCGCGACCCTTGACCGACCCTTGGGTGGTGCCGCACAGCGATGGCGCTGGCACTATTGAAGCGGTGGGTGAGGGTGTGTCGAAGCAGCGTGTGGGTGAACGCGTTTGGATTTGGAATGCGCAGTGGCAACGCCCGCACGGTACGGCCTCTGAAGCCATCGTGGTGCCTGAAGCGCAAGCTGTGAAACTGCCCGACAACACCGATTTTGCAGCGGGTGCTTGCATGGGCATTCCAGGCTTAACGGCGGTTCAAGCCGTGCATTTGGCAGGCGACGAAAATTTGCGCGGCAAAAAAGTTTTGGTCACAGGCGCTTCGTCTGCGGTGGGGCATTACGTGACCCAACTCGTGACTCAATATGGTGGCCAGGTGATTGGCACGGTGGGCTCTGAAGTGAAAGCGGCGCATGCCAAATCAGCCGGTGCTGTTGAAACAATTTTTTACAAAACAGAGCCAGTGGTCGAGCGCTTGAAGGCCTTCAGCCAAGGACGAGGTGTTGATGTCATCATCGACATGGACTTTGCCACGGCATCTCAGTGGGTCACCACTGGTGGCTTGGCGCCCCATGGTGAATTGATCGGTTATGGCTCCAACGTGGTGGGCGATATTCCTTTGACCTTCCGTCCCTTGTTGTTCAATTCGATTGGCCTGAAATTTTTCTTGGTCTACGACTTGCTGCCTGCAGATCGCACATGGTGTGTCAATCGCCTGAATGAATTGCTGGTCAGAGGGCAGTTACAACACACCATTGGTGCCCGATTTACGTTGGACCAAATTGTGAAAGCGCATGAAGCCGTTGAAGCAGGTCAATTGGGCAATGTGGTGATTGATCTCTGA
- the pcaF gene encoding 3-oxoadipyl-CoA thiolase: MTQAFICDAIRTPFGRYGGALSSVRTDDLGAIPIRALMARNPQVDWAAVTDVLYGNANQAGEDNRNVAHMSSLLAGLPIEVPGATLNRLCGSGLDAVGSAARAIKSGEAGLMIAGGVESMSRAPFVMPKAESAFSRANAVYDTTIGWRFINKLMKEKYGVDSMPETAENVATDYKIEREAQDRMALASQMKAVAAQKAGHLAREITPVSIPQKKGDAIVVDTDEHPRETSLESLAKLKGVVRPDGTVTAGNASGVNDGSCALLLANETMAGKYSLTPKARVVGMATAGVAPRVMGIGPAPATLKVLAQTGLTLDQIDVIELNEAFAAQGLAVLRMLGLKDDDERVNAWGGAIALGHPLGASGARLATTAVNRLHATGGRYALCTMCIGVGQGIAVILERV, from the coding sequence ATCACCCAAGCCTTCATTTGTGACGCCATTCGCACGCCCTTCGGCCGTTATGGCGGCGCCTTGTCCAGTGTTCGCACCGATGACTTGGGTGCCATCCCCATTCGTGCCCTGATGGCACGCAACCCCCAAGTCGATTGGGCCGCTGTGACCGACGTGCTGTACGGCAACGCCAACCAAGCCGGCGAAGACAACCGCAATGTGGCGCACATGAGCAGTTTGTTGGCGGGTTTGCCCATTGAGGTGCCAGGTGCCACTTTGAACCGCTTGTGCGGTTCAGGCCTCGATGCCGTGGGTTCTGCCGCACGTGCTATCAAATCTGGCGAAGCCGGTTTGATGATTGCCGGCGGCGTGGAAAGCATGAGCCGCGCACCGTTTGTGATGCCCAAAGCAGAGTCTGCTTTCAGCCGCGCCAATGCGGTGTACGACACCACCATCGGCTGGCGCTTCATCAACAAATTGATGAAAGAAAAATATGGCGTGGACTCCATGCCCGAGACCGCCGAAAACGTGGCCACCGATTACAAGATTGAACGCGAAGCGCAAGACCGCATGGCCTTGGCCAGTCAAATGAAAGCGGTGGCCGCCCAAAAGGCTGGCCACTTGGCGCGTGAAATTACACCTGTCAGCATTCCTCAGAAAAAGGGCGATGCCATCGTCGTGGACACTGACGAGCATCCCCGCGAAACCAGCCTCGAATCCTTGGCCAAGCTCAAAGGCGTGGTGCGCCCTGATGGCACCGTGACAGCGGGCAATGCCAGTGGCGTCAATGATGGTTCTTGTGCCTTGTTGTTGGCCAACGAAACCATGGCGGGTAAGTACAGCCTGACACCCAAAGCCCGTGTGGTGGGCATGGCCACTGCTGGCGTGGCACCGCGCGTGATGGGCATTGGTCCCGCACCTGCCACCTTGAAAGTATTGGCGCAAACAGGTTTGACCCTGGATCAAATCGATGTCATTGAATTGAACGAAGCCTTCGCAGCGCAAGGCTTGGCCGTGCTTCGCATGTTGGGTTTGAAAGACGACGATGAGCGCGTGAACGCTTGGGGCGGCGCCATTGCCTTGGGTCACCCTTTGGGTGCCTCGGGTGCGCGTTTGGCCACAACCGCCGTGAACCGTTTGCATGCCACCGGTGGTCGCTATGCGCTGTGCACCATGTGCATTGGCGTGGGCCAGGGCATTGCCGTGATTCTGGAACGCGTCTAA
- a CDS encoding DUF1841 family protein, with protein MIQPSQADVRRFFCGTYAKARSGATLEPIEILASQWIDEHPEYHADFADVDAALASMLNVDPTKENPFLHLSMHLSISEQCSIDQPRGIRQAVELLTHKRNSLHEAHHATMECLGRMIYESQKSGRMPDGQVYIDCVQRHATQD; from the coding sequence CTGATACAACCCTCCCAAGCCGATGTGCGCAGATTCTTCTGTGGCACCTATGCCAAAGCCCGTTCAGGCGCCACGCTAGAGCCCATTGAAATTCTGGCCAGCCAGTGGATTGACGAGCATCCCGAATACCACGCCGACTTCGCGGACGTTGATGCCGCCTTGGCCAGCATGTTGAACGTAGATCCCACCAAAGAGAATCCGTTTTTACATCTGTCCATGCACCTGTCCATCAGCGAGCAGTGCAGCATTGACCAGCCCCGGGGCATCCGTCAGGCGGTGGAACTGCTCACCCACAAAAGGAACTCCTTGCACGAGGCGCATCACGCCACCATGGAGTGCCTCGGCCGCATGATTTACGAAAGCCAAAAATCGGGACGCATGCCCGATGGTCAGGTTTACATCGACTGCGTGCAAAGGCACGCCACCCAGGATTGA
- a CDS encoding AAA family ATPase yields the protein MKFQGTDNYVATQDLKLAVNAAITLKRPLLVKGEPGTGKTMLAEEVSEALGLKLIQWHIKSTTKAQQGLYEYDAVSRLRDSQLGDEKVKNIENYIIKGVLWQAFTSEEPVAILIDEIDKADIEFPNDLLREIDRMEFYCYETRQLIKAKTRPLVFITSNNEKELPDAFLRRCFFHYIKFPEADTMKQIVDVHFPNLKKELLTVALKNFYDVRGLPGLKKKPSTSELLDWLKLLVAEDIPLEALQSADQKVSVPPLVGALLKNEQDVSLFEKLVFMNQRNR from the coding sequence ATGAAATTCCAAGGTACCGACAACTACGTTGCCACGCAAGATTTGAAATTGGCTGTGAATGCGGCCATCACCTTGAAGCGCCCTTTGCTTGTCAAAGGCGAACCCGGCACGGGCAAAACCATGTTGGCCGAGGAAGTGTCTGAAGCCTTGGGATTGAAACTCATTCAGTGGCACATCAAGTCCACGACCAAAGCGCAACAAGGCTTGTACGAGTACGACGCCGTGAGCCGTTTGCGTGACAGCCAATTGGGCGATGAAAAAGTCAAGAACATCGAGAACTACATCATCAAGGGTGTGCTCTGGCAAGCCTTCACGTCTGAAGAGCCTGTGGCCATTTTGATTGACGAGATTGACAAGGCCGACATCGAGTTCCCCAATGACTTGCTGCGCGAAATCGATCGCATGGAGTTTTATTGCTACGAAACACGTCAGCTGATCAAAGCCAAAACACGTCCCTTGGTATTCATCACCTCCAACAATGAAAAAGAATTGCCCGACGCTTTCTTGCGCCGCTGCTTCTTCCACTACATCAAGTTCCCTGAAGCCGACACCATGAAGCAAATTGTGGATGTGCACTTCCCCAATTTGAAAAAAGAATTGCTCACGGTTGCATTGAAAAATTTCTACGATGTGCGCGGTTTGCCTGGCCTCAAAAAGAAACCTTCTACCAGCGAGTTGCTCGACTGGCTCAAGCTGTTGGTGGCAGAAGACATTCCTTTGGAAGCCTTGCAAAGTGCCGACCAAAAAGTGAGTGTGCCGCCACTGGTGGGCGCCTTGCTGAAGAACGAGCAAGACGTCAGCTTGTTTGAAAAGCTGGTGTTCATGAACCAACGCAACCGCTAA
- a CDS encoding GNAT family N-acetyltransferase — protein sequence MSTPNAFTQTVHLQGKHAELVPLNASHHDDLVEAVKDGELWRHWYTFIPTPEKMADEIARRLNLHKEGSLLPFTVMVNGKAVGMTTYMHIDAANLRVEIGSTWYRKSVQRSPVNTECKRLLLAHAFEHLRCNAVEFRTHFFNQQSRRAIERLGAKLDGVLRNHQINHHPDAAGALRDTCVYSILNTEWPSVKAHLDYQLSRSREA from the coding sequence ATGAGCACACCAAACGCATTCACGCAAACGGTTCACCTCCAAGGCAAACATGCTGAGTTGGTACCTTTGAACGCGTCGCACCATGACGATTTGGTCGAAGCCGTGAAGGATGGCGAGCTTTGGCGCCATTGGTACACCTTCATTCCCACGCCAGAAAAAATGGCCGATGAAATTGCGCGGCGCTTGAATTTACACAAGGAAGGCAGCTTGCTGCCCTTCACCGTGATGGTGAACGGCAAGGCTGTGGGCATGACCACCTACATGCACATCGATGCGGCCAACCTGCGTGTTGAGATTGGCTCCACGTGGTATCGCAAAAGTGTGCAACGCTCACCCGTCAACACCGAATGCAAACGCCTGCTGTTGGCCCATGCCTTTGAGCATCTTCGCTGCAATGCGGTTGAATTTAGAACGCATTTCTTCAACCAACAAAGCCGCCGCGCCATTGAGCGCTTGGGCGCCAAGTTGGATGGCGTCTTGCGCAACCATCAAATTAACCATCACCCCGATGCAGCAGGCGCCCTGCGTGACACCTGCGTCTACAGCATCTTGAACACCGAGTGGCCTTCAGTGAAAGCGCACTTGGATTACCAACTCAGTCGTTCGCGCGAGGCCTGA
- a CDS encoding vWA domain-containing protein, which produces MLIDFFYTLRAAKLPVSVREYLNVLEALQANVVGPASDACSIDDFYHLSRTIMVKDEKHYDKFDKAFGAYFKGVEMLTDFTKEVPLEWLQKILEKELTPEQKAAIEKMGWDELMETLKKRLEEQKERHEGGNKWIGTGGTSPFGNGGQNPQGIRIGGKGGQRSAVKVWEQRAYRDYDDTQELGTRNIKVALRRLRKFAREGSVEELDLPDTIRSTAANAGYLDIKMIPERHNNVKVLLLMDVGGTMDDHIARVEELFSAAKAEFKHLEFYYFHNCVYDFMWKNNKRRYAEKFSTWDILRKYNKDYKLIFVGDATMSPYEILQRGGSVEYNNEEAGAEWLQRLTHTFPKFAWINPEPQGVWQYRQSIAVIQQLMSNRMFPLTLKGLEDAMRMMSK; this is translated from the coding sequence ATGCTGATCGATTTTTTCTACACCCTGCGTGCCGCCAAATTGCCGGTGTCTGTGCGCGAATACCTCAACGTTTTAGAAGCATTGCAAGCCAACGTGGTGGGCCCTGCTTCAGACGCCTGCAGCATTGACGACTTCTACCACTTGAGTCGCACCATCATGGTGAAGGACGAGAAGCACTACGACAAATTTGACAAGGCCTTTGGCGCCTACTTCAAAGGCGTTGAGATGCTCACCGACTTCACCAAGGAAGTGCCCTTGGAATGGTTGCAAAAAATCTTAGAAAAAGAACTCACGCCCGAACAAAAAGCCGCCATTGAAAAGATGGGCTGGGACGAGTTGATGGAGACCTTGAAAAAACGTCTCGAAGAACAAAAAGAACGCCACGAAGGCGGCAACAAATGGATTGGCACAGGCGGCACCTCGCCCTTTGGCAATGGTGGTCAAAACCCCCAAGGCATTCGCATTGGCGGCAAAGGCGGACAACGCAGTGCTGTGAAGGTCTGGGAACAACGCGCCTACCGCGATTACGACGATACCCAAGAACTGGGCACGCGCAACATCAAGGTAGCTTTGCGCCGACTGCGCAAATTTGCGCGCGAAGGCTCTGTGGAAGAGCTGGATTTGCCCGACACCATTCGCTCTACGGCAGCCAATGCTGGCTACCTAGACATCAAAATGATTCCTGAGCGTCACAACAACGTGAAGGTGTTGTTGTTGATGGACGTGGGTGGCACCATGGACGACCACATTGCCCGCGTGGAAGAATTGTTCTCGGCGGCCAAGGCCGAGTTCAAACACTTAGAGTTTTATTACTTCCACAACTGTGTGTACGACTTCATGTGGAAGAACAACAAGCGCCGTTATGCCGAGAAGTTCTCAACCTGGGACATCCTGCGCAAGTACAACAAAGATTACAAACTGATCTTTGTAGGCGACGCCACCATGAGCCCCTACGAAATTTTGCAGCGCGGCGGCAGCGTGGAATACAACAACGAAGAAGCCGGCGCCGAATGGTTGCAACGCCTCACGCACACCTTCCCCAAATTTGCGTGGATCAACCCCGAGCCGCAAGGCGTTTGGCAATATCGCCAAAGCATTGCTGTGATTCAACAACTCATGAGCAACCGCATGTTCCCGCTCACCCTCAAAGGGTTGGAAGATGCGATGCGCATGATGAGCAAGTAA
- a CDS encoding DUF1330 domain-containing protein: MAKAYIIGQVTVHNPEGYTKYSQHVPATLAQYGGKYLVRGGDCTQLEGTAQGNRRVVIEFASREAAQTWYNSPEYQAILPHRKANSEGHIALVDGFEG, encoded by the coding sequence ATGGCCAAGGCATACATCATTGGGCAAGTGACCGTTCACAACCCAGAGGGTTACACCAAGTACTCGCAGCATGTGCCCGCCACATTGGCCCAATACGGCGGAAAATATTTAGTTCGGGGTGGTGACTGCACACAACTCGAAGGCACAGCGCAAGGCAATCGCCGCGTTGTGATTGAATTTGCAAGTCGAGAAGCGGCCCAAACTTGGTACAACAGTCCTGAATACCAAGCCATCTTGCCGCACCGGAAGGCCAATTCAGAAGGACATATTGCCCTTGTCGATGGATTTGAAGGCTAA
- a CDS encoding carboxymuconolactone decarboxylase family protein, giving the protein MQRKPKLVQAFAQLNAAVMDPEGEVDLGFRRLIGHVASKASGCLYCQAHTLLGAHNFGVSEEKLADVWQYSTSPLFTEKEKLALDFALAAASQPNAVTNELFEHMKQHWTDGQIVEILGVVAMFGFLNRWNDSMSTPLEDVPNEIAVKTAGQRTWNAGKHLR; this is encoded by the coding sequence ATGCAACGCAAACCTAAACTGGTTCAAGCCTTTGCCCAGTTAAATGCTGCCGTGATGGACCCTGAAGGCGAAGTTGATTTGGGTTTTAGACGCCTCATTGGCCATGTTGCAAGTAAGGCTTCAGGTTGTTTATATTGCCAAGCGCACACCCTCTTAGGTGCTCACAACTTTGGTGTTTCTGAAGAAAAATTGGCAGATGTTTGGCAGTATTCAACCAGCCCCCTGTTCACAGAAAAAGAAAAGCTGGCACTTGATTTTGCTTTGGCTGCTGCTTCGCAGCCCAATGCCGTCACAAATGAACTTTTTGAGCACATGAAACAGCATTGGACAGATGGTCAGATTGTTGAGATTTTGGGTGTGGTGGCCATGTTTGGATTCCTCAACAGATGGAATGACAGCATGTCGACACCTTTAGAAGATGTGCCCAATGAGATTGCAGTCAAAACTGCGGGGCAAAGAACTTGGAATGCAGGCAAGCATTTAAGATAA
- a CDS encoding Bug family tripartite tricarboxylate transporter substrate binding protein, which produces MISKNRRQLLLATAASTLAPWSNAQNIYPNKTIRYVVPVAAGGGADMIGRATCERLTKVLGQSIIIENVSGGGGAIACQNVAKSNPDGYTLLQAYVATHGTSPATRKLNYDALKDFTPVGMIGTAPNVLCVNPGVPANDVKTFVEYVRKQPGKIAYGSAGAGSLTHLVGELFKQQTGLFMIHIPYRGVAPANVDLISGQTQALFPSLAGALPHIRSGRMRPLAVTGPKRHELLKDVPTFEELGYKGFDGQQWYGIVGPAGMPQSIVKTLSEALAQVLAQQDFKDKLSSEAVALMPLSPDAFAAYMKADIERWTKLARDRKIELDS; this is translated from the coding sequence ATGATTTCAAAAAATAGACGGCAATTGCTTTTGGCCACGGCAGCATCAACTTTGGCACCATGGTCCAATGCGCAAAACATTTATCCCAACAAGACCATTCGCTATGTGGTGCCAGTGGCTGCAGGTGGCGGCGCCGACATGATTGGCCGCGCCACTTGTGAGCGTTTGACCAAAGTTTTGGGGCAAAGCATCATCATTGAAAACGTCTCTGGCGGCGGTGGTGCCATCGCGTGTCAAAACGTGGCCAAGAGCAACCCTGATGGCTACACCTTGTTACAGGCCTATGTGGCCACACACGGCACATCGCCCGCAACGCGTAAATTAAATTACGATGCCCTTAAAGACTTCACGCCCGTAGGCATGATTGGAACTGCACCCAATGTGTTGTGCGTCAATCCGGGCGTGCCTGCCAACGATGTCAAAACATTTGTGGAATACGTCCGCAAGCAGCCTGGCAAAATTGCCTATGGCTCTGCTGGCGCTGGTTCTTTAACGCACTTGGTGGGAGAGTTGTTCAAGCAGCAGACCGGCTTGTTCATGATCCACATTCCCTACAGAGGTGTTGCGCCTGCCAACGTCGATTTAATTTCTGGACAGACGCAAGCTTTATTTCCTAGCTTGGCAGGTGCGTTGCCACACATTCGAAGTGGCAGGATGCGTCCCTTGGCTGTGACGGGGCCCAAGCGCCATGAACTGCTCAAAGATGTGCCAACCTTTGAGGAGCTGGGTTACAAGGGCTTTGATGGGCAACAGTGGTATGGCATTGTCGGCCCTGCCGGCATGCCACAAAGCATTGTCAAAACACTCAGTGAGGCACTTGCCCAAGTCTTGGCGCAGCAAGACTTCAAGGACAAACTGTCGTCTGAAGCTGTTGCACTGATGCCTTTGTCACCAGATGCTTTTGCTGCTTACATGAAGGCCGACATTGAGCGTTGGACCAAGCTTGCACGCGACAGAAAAATTGAATTAGACAGCTGA
- a CDS encoding lysophospholipid acyltransferase family protein — protein sequence MRAAFKLLRGIWHVLVGWVTIYFRFPQLSQQQRDARVQVWAMQLLRIWGIDLEVRGQPVVSGPALLVCNHISWLDILVIHATRHCRFVSKSELREWPVLGTLATGGGTLYIQRAQRKDAMRMVKDMAQALRNGDVLGVFPEGTTGDGIGMLPFHANLIQSAIEADAPIQPMALQFVDSASGQISMAARYIDDDTLLASVWSTLNAQGLKAIVNFGQMQTAQDRDRRAWAQDLHQEVLSLKNKCFAA from the coding sequence ATGCGTGCAGCCTTCAAATTGCTGCGTGGCATTTGGCACGTGTTGGTAGGGTGGGTGACCATTTATTTTCGGTTTCCACAACTGAGCCAGCAGCAACGTGATGCGCGCGTGCAAGTGTGGGCCATGCAGCTGTTGCGCATTTGGGGCATTGACCTAGAAGTACGCGGGCAGCCTGTTGTGTCGGGTCCTGCGCTCTTGGTTTGCAATCACATCTCTTGGCTCGATATCTTGGTGATCCATGCCACCCGGCACTGCCGTTTTGTGTCGAAATCGGAGTTGCGAGAATGGCCCGTGTTGGGCACCTTGGCCACTGGCGGTGGCACCTTGTACATTCAACGCGCGCAGCGCAAAGACGCCATGCGCATGGTCAAAGACATGGCGCAAGCTTTGCGCAATGGCGATGTGTTGGGCGTGTTTCCAGAAGGCACCACGGGCGACGGCATTGGCATGCTGCCTTTCCATGCCAACCTCATTCAGTCGGCCATTGAAGCGGATGCCCCCATTCAACCCATGGCTTTGCAGTTTGTAGATTCTGCTTCGGGTCAGATCAGCATGGCTGCGCGCTACATTGACGATGACACCTTGTTGGCGTCTGTGTGGTCAACCTTGAATGCGCAAGGCTTAAAGGCCATTGTCAATTTTGGCCAGATGCAGACAGCTCAAGATCGCGATCGCAGGGCTTGGGCGCAAGACCTGCACCAAGAGGTTTTGTCACTTAAAAATAAGTGTTTTGCGGCATGA